Genomic window (Nicotiana sylvestris chromosome 7, ASM39365v2, whole genome shotgun sequence):
GCTGCTAACGTCAGACCTGCCTTaaaggaagaacaaatgaacaaattcttcgtctgGGCTTAGGACCCACAGTATTACGAGCGGCTAATGTTGATTGAAAGCCATAAATTTTCTAACATCATCAAGCTGGGTGAGAGGATCGATgagggcatcaaaagcggtatggtcacGAACTTTGAGgctttgcaagctacaaataaggccttacagttcggtggtgtgtccaagaaaagggacgtatgAGCTGTAATggtggcacagagaaccaaatctcccatcaaataccaaacctatccaatgcctccattcatatatcaacctactccaaactaccaagcaccctcaccctcttaccaaactccaccacccacttatcaatcatctccaccacccatatatcaacccacttcacttagatattcccaacccgcatatgtttaccaagcctacaatgctcaaccatcccaccattaatcacctcctacacgccaaaacttccatagacctcgaccaaattttgaccgcaaacCTCCTAAATAGTATACAGCCATTGCCGAACCCATTGACTAGCTGTaagagagactcaaagctgctggttatgtcacccttatccctactataactcctgagaacccttctcagggagttaatccaaacaaatactgtgcataccattccaacATGAAATGACACACCGTCGACAAATGTCGTTCTCTGAAGGACAAGATCCAGGCTCTGATTGACAATAAAATTATTATGGTAAAGAAGcccgctccgaatgtccgcaacaaccctctgctagaccataagggtggaggcatttACATGATCGAAATAGAGGaggattgggatcccgaggggtcgattgggttgatcacagaaggtggtgatccaaagaaaccaatagttactcttagtccaatcatagtccagattcagccatctggggacggcgaggtaaacatgtctgtgccacttgagtttgaagcaactgcaaagacaccaacaccaattgaggtcgaattcatgactccaacaaatgcacctccaccatttgaagttgcggttttaccTCCCAAAGCACATGCTCCGTTCAGAGTGAAGATGTCCACGCctatcccagtggcgatgtccaCCATGAAACCATTccataccatgggactatacagccaaGGCATGGGTATGACAGAGGAAACTATTGtcgcacagggtatgacgagaactggtagagtttataccctggaacacctagctgagtcaagaaagcaggcctccaatcggcctccCATCATTGAGACgggtccagacgatctttggagaaagatataggccaaagaatactcggtcatcgaccagttgaacaaacaACCGGCGCAGATCTCCatcaaaattctgaggcacacatgaatgctctgttgagggtgctgagtgaagcatacgtgccaagcaacattacatgcggagaaatggctaacatggtcggacaggtattagaaagtcacaaaattacttttcatgaggatgagctaccgcttgaagggttggggcacaacaaagcactgcacattaCTGTGCAATGCAAGGATCACTTTATCACCGGGATCCTGATTGATGGGGGTTCCAGCCTCatcatttgtccactggtaatgcttaagaagttgggtaagggactacacgagataaaggatggagccatcaacgtgaaagccttcgacggtttccagaggtccactattgggaaaattagtctgtgtttgcaaatggggccaacttggttcgatgtcagtttccaagtgatagacgtgccgacatcttacaatcTACTATTGGGACGCTcgtggatccatgccgctggggctgtagcatcaacactacatcaggtagTTATGTTTGAATGGAACCACCAGGAAatgatcattcacggtgatggtagcaaccccatatacagtcgccagaccattcatTCAAACGAAGGgagaaggaagctaggtggagaggcttaccatcacattgaatgAGTGAATGTTTTTGACAaatacaaatggtgggacaacaagctcgagagtatactgaattggtgtgggtacaaacctggcaaggggcttggcaagaacctccaataAATCACTaagcctataaaactcaagaaacatggcaccactttcggactgggatatgagtacacctgggaagaattcaacaacttgTCGCCATAATGGCACGGTCCCTACTATCCACTAGatcagccaataccacatttggagcagactttccaatcgACTAATGTTATCTATGggccagaagaagaggaagcactggaaGTCGTGGAAAACTTGTTCTTAGAagacagtgatatggactgttgtgtcattcTCGAAGAGTAGGGGGAGGAAAGCCCTTCCGTACAAACCGTAAGCAGAGGGGCCCGCCTCAATAACTAGACCATAAGGACAACCAGGGCCCgacaagcctcggggtagcaaggctaaaacaagcattttCTTAatttactaaaatattttttatttttcgcatgttttcaattcctACAATAAGATAtccaatattcaaaacaattattatgcaatttatcaaagcattttgacttttcttataaatcgacacttattactattgttttctcttattactttacttatacaacattactattacttgtcttggtgaaccaatgactgtgacatgaaACGAGACAATGctacaaacggacatagattcagaggaagatgacataccagaagagattgttaagaaAGTTATGAATTTtaagaacaaacctaagtccaacctagacgagaccgagattgttaacctgtgAGATGCAGAGAACATCAAAGAAACGAGAATCAGTATCCACTTATCGCCattagaaaagaaggaatacacagaatttctaagggaatatgaagacatattcacttcgccgtatgatgacatgactggtctatgtacatctattatggctcataaactgccaaccgatctaaCATGGCCGCctgtaaagcaaaagctcagaaagtttaagcctgacatgagtctgaaaatcaaggaagaattcGCTAAGCAAGTTAAAGCCAAGGTTCTCTGGGTAGTAGAATACctaacatggttagccaacattgtgccaataccaaagaaggacgaaaatgtcagagtttgtgtcgactactgggatctaaaccgggccagtccgaaagacgattttcccttgccaaatatacacatcctaatcaacaattgcgccaagcatgaattgcagtcatttgtggattgttttgTTGGTTACCATCAAATTTggatggataaagaagatgctgagaaaacaactttcattacgccgtagggaatgtattgttacaagatgataccgtttggttaaagaatgcaggggccacctacatgagagctatgactatcatcttccatgatatgatacacatgtagatagaggtgtatgtagatgacgctattatcaagtccaagaaagccactgatcacatggaagatttaagGAAGTTCTTCAATTGACTGCGAaagtacaacctgaaactgaatcccgtgaAGGGTGCATTTtaggttcctgccggaaaactacttgggtttattgtgagtcgccgaggaatagaactagatccatcaaaggtcaatgctattcaagaatttccaccgccaaagaacaagaaatacgtgatgagtttcttagggagacttaactacatcagccggttcctagcataatctacagttatctgtgagccgatctttaagatgttaaagaaggactccgctaccaaatggactgatgattgccaaaaagctttcgacagaatcaaggaatttCTGTCAACACCACCACCCTTAGTTCCGCCTgagctaggtagacccttattactctaccttgcagtattggatggagctttcggctgtgttctagggcagcatgatgaaacggggaggaaggagcaggccagcTATTACCCCAGTAAGAAGTTCATCCCGTACGAGGCTcgatattctctgttagagcgcacctgctgtgctttgacttggatagctcagaagttgaggcactatttctgtgcctatactacatatatcatatcaaggatggatcccttgaagtacatcttacAGAAgtccatgcccactggcaagctagccaagtggtaaatcttgttgagtgaattcAACATTgcctacgtgactcagaaagcgatcaagggacatgcactagcaaaccaccttgctgaaaatcccatggacagagaatacgaacccctaaaaatgtattttcctaatgaagatgTATCATTCATaagagaagatattgcagaatcctatgacggttggagaatgtttttcgacggagcagcaaacttcaagggAGTTGGCATAGCAGCCGTCCTGgtatcagaaactggtcagcattatccggtgtctgccaaactcaggttcccgtgtaccaacaacatggccgagtacgaagcctgcatcttagggctcaatatgactattgacatgaacattcaagagttgctagtgatcagagattcagacctacttatacatcaggtccgagaggaatgggcaaccaagaactccaagatactcccatatctACATTATGCacaggaattgaggaaaaggttcacaaagacagaattccaacatgttcccagagtccagaatgagttcatcgatgcattggctaccctatcatctatgatacaacatctagacaagaCCTTCATTTGTCCCATtctggtaaagatccatgatcagccagcatattgtgctcatgttgatgACGAAGCAGACGAAAAAccttggttttatgatatcaaggaatatttgacaaaAGAAGAATACCCAAAACTTGTAAATACTAcccagaaacgcacacttcggaggttgttcaacaatttctttcatagcagaggaatcctatataggcggactcctgatttaggattgctaagatatgttgatgcaaaggaagcatccaggttaCTAGATTAAATTCACGCTGGGACCTGCAGTCCGCATATGAATGGCTttatcttagcaaagaagatactccgagctggttacttttggatgactatggagatgaactgtatccagtatgtccggaaatgccaccactgtcagatacatgcagacatgataaaggtacctccaagcgagcttaatgcaacaagctcaccatgttCGTTCGCcccttggggaatggatgttattggactaaTCGAGCCCGCTGCTTCCAACGGGCACAAGATTATCCTATTagcaattgactatttcaccaagtgggtcaaAGCAACATCctacagagcagtaactaagaaggtcgtggcagactttgtccgcgactgcATTATCTGTCGATTCaggattccagaatcaatcattaccgataatggttccaatctcaacagtgacttgataaaaccctcaagatcagacacaagaattctacagcctatagacctcagataaacggagcagtagaagccgccaataagaatatcaagaagatattgaggaaaatgatagagaagcataaaaaTTGACACGAGAAGTTATCGTTTGCTTTACTGGGATATTGCACCACAGTCCAcgcatcaactggggcaaccccctatatgctagtttatggtacaaaagcagtcattcccgccgaggtagaaattccctccctaaggatcatacatgaAGCTGAGCTCGATGACCCAGAGTGGGTGAAAAATCGTTATGAGCAGGTAGCCCTCATaaatggaaagaggatgaatgcagtttgccatggtcaactttatcagaacagaatgtccagagccttcaacaaaagagtcaagcctaGACAGTTCACACTAGGGTAGATGGTGTTAAAaaaaatctttccacatcaagatgaagccaaagggaaattctctccgaactggcaaggtccgtacatggttcaccgggttttaacaggaggagccctcatacttgcagaaatggatggagaagtctggccgaagctgatcaatttagatgcagtcaagcgttactatgtgtaacctttatacTTCActcatatgatgtaaattgaactacgt
Coding sequences:
- the LOC138872954 gene encoding uncharacterized protein, which translates into the protein MYFPNEDVSFIREDIAESYDGWRMFFDGAANFKGVGIAAVLVSETGQHYPVSAKLRDSDLLIHQVREEWATKNSKILPYLHYAQELRKRFTKTEFQHVPRVQNEFIDALATLSSMIQHLDKTFICPILVKIHDQPAYCAHVDDEADEKPWFYDIKEYLTKEEYPKLVNTTQKRTLRRLFNNFFHSRGILYRRTPDLGLLRYVDAKEASRLLD